Proteins from one Streptosporangium becharense genomic window:
- a CDS encoding Hsp20/alpha crystallin family protein has protein sequence MLLTSIDPFVQEFDRQFDRLTRQALGWGEGETRGAMPLDGVRRKDDVLLKFDLPGVDPETIEVTVDRGVLSVSASREEEFGQEDRMFVRERPMGTFTRRVYLSEHLDSDRIDAAYSNGVLAVRIPVIERAKPRKVEIQRAEHAAEQKSIKA, from the coding sequence ATGCTGCTGACGTCGATCGACCCGTTCGTGCAGGAGTTCGACCGTCAGTTCGACCGGCTCACCCGTCAGGCCCTCGGATGGGGCGAGGGCGAGACGCGGGGTGCCATGCCGCTGGACGGTGTCCGCCGCAAGGACGACGTCCTGCTGAAGTTCGACCTCCCCGGCGTCGACCCCGAAACCATCGAGGTCACCGTCGACCGCGGAGTGCTCTCGGTGAGCGCCTCCCGCGAGGAGGAGTTCGGGCAGGAAGACCGGATGTTCGTCCGGGAACGCCCGATGGGCACCTTCACCCGCCGCGTCTACCTCTCCGAGCACCTCGACAGTGACAGGATCGACGCGGCCTACTCCAACGGGGTCCTAGCCGTGCGCATCCCCGTGATCGAGCGGGCCAAGCCCCGTAAGGTCGAGATCCAGCGGGCCGAGCACGCGGCCGAGCAGAAGTCCATCAAGGCCTGA
- a CDS encoding carbohydrate ABC transporter permease translates to MIRKYSVLVSLVVLAVVMLVPFGVVTLNAVKSPADYSSGGPLSLPGELYLDGIVKFWNRVDFGGKLWNSLLISGSVAVLATVLSVLNAYALGIGRVRGRMWILVVFLVANTLPQEALVYPLYYLAKGVGLYDSRLAVIIIFTVIQSAFGTYLLASVLGRFPHEILEAAALDGAGKWRALWRIVVPISRPTLSVLLIFFFIWTWNEFFLPLVFLISNENQTVPVALGVLQGDKMMDATMSSASALLGILPAVVFFLIFQRTLTRGVTVGAVK, encoded by the coding sequence ATGATCCGAAAGTACTCGGTCCTGGTCTCGCTGGTCGTGCTGGCCGTCGTGATGCTGGTGCCGTTCGGCGTCGTCACGCTCAACGCGGTCAAGTCGCCGGCCGACTACTCCTCCGGCGGGCCGCTGAGCCTGCCCGGGGAGCTCTACCTCGACGGCATCGTGAAGTTCTGGAACCGGGTCGACTTCGGCGGCAAGCTCTGGAACAGCCTGCTGATCAGCGGCTCGGTCGCCGTGCTCGCGACGGTCCTGTCGGTGCTCAACGCCTACGCGCTCGGCATCGGCAGGGTACGCGGGCGGATGTGGATCCTCGTCGTCTTCCTGGTGGCCAACACGCTGCCGCAGGAGGCGCTGGTCTACCCGCTGTACTACCTGGCCAAGGGGGTCGGCCTGTACGACAGCCGGCTCGCGGTGATCATCATCTTCACGGTGATCCAGAGCGCGTTCGGGACCTACCTGCTCGCCTCGGTGCTCGGCCGCTTCCCGCACGAGATCCTGGAGGCCGCGGCCCTCGACGGGGCGGGAAAATGGCGGGCGCTGTGGCGGATCGTCGTGCCGATCAGCAGGCCCACACTGAGCGTCCTGCTCATCTTCTTCTTCATCTGGACCTGGAACGAGTTCTTCCTCCCCCTGGTCTTCCTGATCTCCAACGAGAACCAGACCGTCCCGGTCGCCCTGGGCGTGCTCCAGGGGGACAAGATGATGGACGCGACCATGTCCAGCGCCTCGGCGCTACTCGGCATCCTGCCCGCCGTGGTGTTCTTCCTCATCTTCCAGCGGACCCTGACCCGCGGCGTGACCGTGGGGGCGGTCAAGTAG
- a CDS encoding carbohydrate ABC transporter permease gives MTTRSRDRGYWVFLLPSFVLFTAVIVVPFLMNVGIGFTRWQGVGDPRWAGLDNYTRLFADERFWASFRNNVALIVAMAIVPTIIGLVLAATLFDYVGKKVGPRAASLLRAAYYLPQVLPVAVAGIVWGWIMHPQFGALNELLKLLGMEPRNWLGDPGWALPSVMVIMVWFQIGYPVVIFMSGLQRVDPALYEAAEIDGATWWRRFWHITIPQIRPEIYVVLLTCTIAALKVFGPIFVLTRGGPGGATLVPSYFSYQNFFEKANVGYGAAIATVLTLVIIVVTVFFMRIQDKES, from the coding sequence ATGACGACGAGGTCCCGCGACCGCGGGTACTGGGTGTTCCTGCTGCCGAGCTTCGTGCTCTTCACCGCGGTCATCGTCGTGCCCTTCCTGATGAACGTCGGGATCGGCTTCACCCGCTGGCAGGGCGTCGGCGATCCGCGGTGGGCCGGGCTGGACAACTACACGCGGCTCTTCGCCGACGAGCGGTTCTGGGCGTCCTTCCGTAACAACGTCGCGCTCATCGTGGCCATGGCGATCGTCCCGACGATCATCGGGCTCGTGCTGGCCGCGACCCTGTTCGACTACGTGGGCAAGAAGGTCGGCCCCCGGGCGGCCAGCCTGTTGCGGGCGGCGTACTACCTGCCCCAGGTGCTGCCGGTCGCGGTCGCCGGAATCGTCTGGGGGTGGATCATGCATCCCCAGTTCGGCGCGCTCAACGAGCTGCTCAAGCTGCTGGGGATGGAGCCGCGCAACTGGCTCGGCGACCCGGGCTGGGCGTTGCCGAGCGTCATGGTGATCATGGTCTGGTTCCAGATCGGCTACCCGGTCGTCATCTTCATGTCCGGGCTCCAGCGGGTCGACCCCGCCCTGTACGAGGCGGCGGAGATCGACGGCGCGACGTGGTGGCGACGGTTCTGGCACATCACGATCCCGCAGATCCGGCCGGAGATCTACGTGGTCCTGCTGACCTGCACGATCGCCGCGCTCAAGGTCTTCGGCCCGATCTTCGTGCTCACCCGGGGCGGCCCCGGCGGGGCCACCCTCGTGCCGTCCTACTTCAGCTATCAGAACTTCTTCGAGAAGGCCAACGTCGGGTACGGCGCGGCGATCGCCACCGTGCTCACCCTCGTGATCATCGTGGTGACGGTCTTCTTCATGCGGATACAGGACAAAGAATCATGA
- a CDS encoding ABC transporter substrate-binding protein, whose product MFKVRTGVALVAALVALAACGGTDQADTPAADGPRTLKLWHYEGADSAMGKAWAEAVKQFEASHPGVTVTFEAKAFEQIRQSAGMILNSDEAPDVMEYNKGNATAGLLSKQGLLTDLTSEATKRGWDKLLSPSVQTTARYDERGVMGAGNWYGVPNYAEYVMVYYNKDAFKKAGVEVPTTFEEFTAALDTFVKAGTTPIAVGGAEYPAQQIFYQLALSKAQRPWVDAFQLYKGKADFKGPEFTYAADTFADWVKKGYIAKDSAALKAEDMGVSFIGGKYPIMISGSWWYGRLAAEIKDFEWGTFLWPGNTMSAGSSGNLWVVPENAKNKDLAYDFIDITMKKDIQNLLGNSGGVPVAADTAAITDPKSKELIENFNKLSTSDGLAFYPDWPAPGYYDVLVAGVQHLINGTKTSGQVLDEIAAPYDENLADIGN is encoded by the coding sequence ATGTTCAAGGTGAGAACGGGCGTCGCCCTGGTGGCCGCGCTCGTGGCGCTGGCCGCCTGCGGCGGCACCGACCAGGCGGACACGCCCGCCGCCGACGGCCCCCGGACCCTGAAGCTCTGGCACTACGAGGGTGCCGACAGCGCGATGGGCAAGGCGTGGGCCGAGGCCGTCAAGCAGTTCGAGGCGAGCCACCCCGGTGTCACCGTCACGTTCGAGGCGAAGGCGTTCGAGCAGATCCGCCAGTCGGCGGGAATGATCCTCAACTCGGACGAGGCGCCGGACGTCATGGAGTACAACAAGGGCAACGCCACCGCCGGGCTGCTGTCGAAGCAGGGCCTCCTCACCGACCTGACCTCCGAGGCGACCAAGCGCGGCTGGGACAAGCTGCTCAGCCCGTCCGTCCAGACGACCGCCCGCTACGACGAGCGCGGCGTCATGGGTGCGGGCAACTGGTACGGCGTGCCGAACTACGCCGAGTACGTGATGGTCTACTACAACAAGGACGCCTTCAAGAAGGCGGGCGTCGAGGTGCCCACCACCTTCGAGGAGTTCACCGCCGCGCTCGACACGTTCGTCAAGGCCGGCACCACGCCCATCGCGGTCGGCGGCGCCGAGTACCCCGCCCAGCAGATCTTCTACCAGCTCGCGCTGAGCAAGGCGCAGCGGCCGTGGGTGGACGCCTTCCAGCTCTACAAGGGCAAGGCCGACTTCAAGGGGCCGGAGTTCACCTACGCCGCCGACACCTTCGCCGACTGGGTCAAGAAGGGCTACATCGCCAAGGACTCCGCCGCCCTCAAGGCCGAGGACATGGGCGTGTCCTTCATCGGCGGCAAGTACCCGATCATGATCTCGGGAAGCTGGTGGTACGGCCGCCTCGCCGCGGAGATCAAGGACTTCGAGTGGGGCACGTTCCTGTGGCCCGGCAACACGATGAGCGCCGGATCCAGCGGCAACCTCTGGGTCGTCCCGGAGAACGCCAAGAACAAGGACCTCGCCTACGACTTCATCGACATCACGATGAAGAAGGACATCCAGAACCTGCTGGGCAACTCCGGGGGCGTCCCGGTGGCCGCCGACACGGCCGCGATCACCGACCCCAAGAGCAAGGAGCTGATCGAGAACTTCAACAAGCTCTCGACCTCCGACGGGCTGGCCTTCTACCCCGACTGGCCGGCGCCCGGTTACTACGACGTGCTCGTCGCCGGGGTGCAGCACCTCATCAACGGCACCAAGACCTCCGGCCAGGTCCTGGACGAGATCGCCGCGCCGTACGACGAGAACCTCGCGGACATCGGCAACTGA
- a CDS encoding TIM-barrel domain-containing protein, translated as MAHEYFVADPPELPVRSHGEKGLSALTAVEPVASDASGVTLKGATCAEETLLVQVNVAGEGVIRVRLGADADARTRSAAAISMVTPGEYADARVDLGDGTVVVDAGSLRAEITLAPWHLRFTDASGRTILEQDRGHTDISGRMRTLPFGRSLAGGAVAGYHESFAAPSDEAFSGFGESFTRLDKRGQRPVMWNFDAFGAESQRAYKNVPFYLSSRGYGVLVDSGTPVEFDVCQSTNSCVQIVVPDDLIDYYVIAGPAPADVLGRFDLLTCKPLLPPKWAFGTWISSGFFVDTQERVLNRARTIRERGIPCDVLHLDTYWQKDGHWSDLQWDADNFPDPEGMLAELDGMGFKVCLWMNPYISHLSPAFPEAAEKGYFLRKQDGEVYVADCWHGSYPPCGIVDFTNPAAVEWFQGLLRPLLRQGVQVFKTDFAEGVPHDAVAFNGMAGTDLHNVYTLLFNDAVSAVTKEIAGHGMVWARSSFLGGQRHSAQWGGDTYTSYPAMGSTLRGGLAHGLSGVPFWSHDAGGFTGRPTDDLYVRWTQFGALSPLLRLHGTTSREPWEFPEVEAQAVEALRLRYRLMPYLYSAAVEAARTGAPMMRALCVDYPDDPVAWQADLQYLLGRDLLVAPMISPEGTRRVYLPAGEWVDHWTGEVLTGGRYVTVSTPLDRIPLFARRGALVPVLAEPGETVGDGTFGEVTLVAYGVGEGRATISDLDGDTTVTAVGDGDGLRVTVSGGTRIAGVELVGADAPVVITTI; from the coding sequence GTGGCGCACGAGTACTTCGTCGCCGATCCGCCGGAGCTGCCCGTCCGCTCGCACGGCGAGAAGGGCCTGTCGGCGCTGACCGCCGTGGAGCCGGTGGCCTCCGACGCGTCCGGCGTGACCCTCAAGGGTGCGACCTGCGCCGAGGAGACGCTGCTGGTCCAGGTGAACGTGGCGGGCGAGGGCGTGATCCGGGTCAGGCTCGGCGCGGACGCGGACGCGCGGACCAGGTCGGCCGCCGCGATCTCCATGGTCACCCCCGGTGAGTACGCCGACGCCCGGGTGGACCTCGGAGACGGGACGGTCGTGGTCGACGCGGGCTCGCTCCGGGCCGAGATCACCCTGGCTCCGTGGCACCTGCGCTTCACCGACGCGAGCGGCCGGACGATCCTGGAGCAGGACCGCGGCCACACCGACATCAGCGGCCGGATGCGCACGCTGCCGTTCGGCCGCTCCCTCGCGGGCGGCGCGGTGGCCGGTTACCACGAGAGCTTCGCCGCCCCCTCCGACGAGGCGTTCTCCGGGTTCGGCGAGTCGTTCACCCGGCTCGACAAGCGCGGCCAGCGGCCGGTGATGTGGAACTTCGACGCCTTCGGCGCCGAGTCGCAGCGGGCCTACAAGAACGTCCCCTTCTACCTGTCCAGCAGGGGGTACGGCGTGCTGGTGGACAGCGGGACGCCGGTGGAGTTCGACGTCTGCCAGTCGACGAACAGTTGCGTGCAGATCGTGGTCCCGGACGACCTGATCGACTACTACGTGATCGCCGGACCCGCCCCCGCCGATGTGCTCGGCCGCTTCGACCTGCTGACCTGCAAGCCGCTGCTCCCGCCGAAGTGGGCGTTCGGCACCTGGATCTCCTCCGGGTTCTTCGTCGACACCCAGGAGCGGGTGCTGAACCGGGCACGCACCATCCGCGAGCGCGGGATCCCGTGTGACGTGCTCCACCTGGACACGTACTGGCAGAAGGACGGCCACTGGTCCGACCTCCAGTGGGACGCCGACAACTTCCCCGACCCCGAGGGCATGCTGGCCGAGCTGGACGGCATGGGCTTCAAGGTCTGCCTGTGGATGAACCCCTACATCTCCCACCTCAGCCCGGCCTTCCCCGAGGCGGCGGAGAAGGGGTACTTCCTGAGGAAGCAGGACGGCGAGGTCTACGTGGCCGACTGCTGGCACGGTTCCTACCCGCCCTGCGGCATCGTCGACTTCACCAACCCGGCCGCCGTCGAGTGGTTCCAGGGGCTGCTCCGCCCGCTGCTCCGGCAGGGCGTCCAGGTCTTCAAGACCGACTTCGCCGAGGGCGTCCCGCACGACGCGGTCGCCTTCAACGGCATGGCCGGCACCGACCTGCACAACGTCTACACGCTGCTGTTCAACGACGCCGTCTCCGCGGTGACGAAGGAGATCGCCGGGCACGGCATGGTCTGGGCACGCTCGTCGTTCCTCGGCGGCCAGCGGCACTCCGCGCAGTGGGGCGGCGACACCTACACCAGCTACCCCGCGATGGGCAGCACGCTGCGCGGCGGGCTGGCGCACGGTCTGTCCGGCGTCCCGTTCTGGAGCCACGACGCGGGCGGTTTCACCGGCCGTCCCACCGACGACCTGTACGTGCGCTGGACGCAGTTCGGCGCGCTCTCCCCGCTGCTGCGCCTGCACGGCACCACCAGCCGGGAGCCCTGGGAGTTCCCCGAGGTCGAGGCCCAGGCGGTGGAGGCGCTGCGGCTGCGCTACCGGCTGATGCCCTACCTCTACTCGGCGGCCGTGGAGGCCGCCAGGACCGGGGCGCCGATGATGCGGGCGCTCTGCGTCGACTACCCGGACGACCCGGTCGCCTGGCAGGCCGACCTGCAGTACCTGCTCGGCCGCGACCTGCTGGTGGCGCCGATGATCTCCCCGGAGGGGACGCGCCGGGTCTACCTGCCCGCGGGCGAGTGGGTGGACCACTGGACGGGCGAGGTCCTCACCGGCGGCCGTTACGTCACGGTCAGCACGCCGCTGGACCGCATCCCGCTGTTCGCGCGGCGCGGCGCGCTCGTCCCGGTCCTGGCCGAGCCGGGCGAGACCGTCGGGGACGGGACGTTCGGCGAGGTCACCCTGGTCGCGTACGGCGTGGGCGAGGGCCGGGCGACCATCTCCGACCTCGACGGGGACACCACGGTCACCGCCGTCGGCGACGGGGACGGCCTGCGGGTGACCGTCTCGGGGGGCACGCGGATCGCGGGCGTCGAACTGGTGGGGGCCGACGCCCCGGTCGTCATCACCACCATCTAG
- a CDS encoding glycosyl hydrolase family 95 catalytic domain-containing protein, with translation MDQGVVSSLATLDWEHALITGNGRQGVLAYGEPGDLRLTLSHERLFLPVAGPLPPPGTARVLPELRAMLYAGRGREAAERVVELAAAEHPGYAGTRWIDPLVPAATLRLTGGGAGTYRRTCDFTTGLVTQGWGGTRQEVFVSRPDDVVVVRLSGAGGLLSLDPIGEEPPVPIRFTRVAEPGRLLLDALFGDRDAGVGVEAGTEGRAGTETGAGAETRAEDGTGTGTLEGYTVECRVAGAAVPCPGGLAVRGDVLLLVRTVVRGPGPPTPGARPGRAARLEDLPTDFAALLARHTAVHGELFARSSVRITARTDRTGTEAVEGPEGAAGARHAENAGSTENAESTENAENAGSTENAESTENAESTENAGSTENAAGMVPVDRLFDAGRYAVISSTGELPPTLQGVWSGTYDPPWRSGYTLDGNLASAVAALHVTGTPELMTPVFDLVEGVLPDFRENARRLYGCRGILAPAHMSSHGLHNHFGPVWCLTFWTAGAAWLARLYHDHYAHTGDPAFLRERAWPFMVEAAEFYEDFLTPGGDFVPSYSPENTPADGDSQACVNATMDVAAVRDLLRNLLRACEALGEDGARWRRLLGRLPGYRIAPTGELAEWAGHRRPVGGHARHPADNHAHRHASHLYPLWYERDPAFDDPALERAAALTVRRRLDWWQGADSDEMAFGLVQLGLAAAALGLGEEAYRALTLLAARYWRESLVSTHNRDAIFNVDVCGGFPALVAAMLVRSDGGRSRLDLLPALPAAWPEGEARGLTGRGVTVERLTWSPGRVEAVVSARAPSVVTCGTQRRTVRPGRSAPLTFVGLDAKLTQQPEA, from the coding sequence ATGGATCAAGGAGTTGTCTCCAGCCTCGCCACCCTCGACTGGGAACACGCGCTGATCACCGGGAACGGCCGCCAAGGGGTCCTCGCGTACGGCGAGCCGGGTGACCTGCGCCTGACGCTCTCGCACGAGCGTCTCTTCCTCCCGGTCGCCGGCCCGCTGCCCCCGCCGGGAACCGCCCGCGTCCTGCCGGAGTTGCGCGCCATGCTGTACGCCGGACGCGGCCGTGAGGCGGCCGAGCGGGTGGTCGAACTGGCCGCGGCGGAGCACCCCGGTTACGCCGGAACCCGTTGGATCGACCCGCTGGTCCCCGCCGCCACCCTGCGCCTGACCGGCGGCGGGGCCGGGACGTACCGGCGCACCTGCGACTTCACCACCGGGCTGGTGACACAGGGGTGGGGTGGAACACGACAGGAGGTCTTCGTCTCCAGGCCCGACGACGTGGTGGTGGTCCGCCTGTCCGGCGCCGGGGGCCTGCTGAGCCTGGACCCGATCGGGGAGGAGCCGCCGGTCCCGATCCGGTTCACACGGGTCGCCGAGCCGGGCCGCCTGCTGCTCGACGCCCTCTTCGGCGACCGTGACGCCGGGGTCGGAGTGGAGGCGGGAACGGAGGGCAGAGCCGGAACCGAAACCGGAGCCGGAGCCGAAACCCGAGCCGAGGACGGGACCGGGACCGGGACCCTTGAGGGTTACACGGTCGAGTGCCGTGTCGCCGGGGCGGCCGTGCCGTGTCCCGGTGGCCTGGCCGTCCGCGGCGACGTGCTCCTCCTCGTCCGGACCGTCGTGCGCGGACCGGGCCCGCCGACCCCGGGGGCACGACCCGGCCGGGCCGCACGGCTGGAGGACCTTCCCACGGACTTCGCCGCGTTGCTCGCCCGGCACACGGCCGTCCACGGTGAGCTGTTCGCCCGCTCCTCGGTCCGGATCACCGCCCGTACGGACCGTACGGGCACCGAAGCCGTAGAAGGTCCAGAAGGCGCGGCAGGCGCGAGGCACGCGGAGAACGCCGGGAGCACGGAGAACGCGGAGAGCACGGAGAACGCGGAGAACGCCGGGAGTACGGAGAACGCGGAGAGCACGGAGAACGCGGAGAGCACGGAGAACGCCGGGAGCACGGAGAACGCGGCGGGCATGGTGCCGGTGGACCGGCTCTTCGACGCGGGGCGGTACGCGGTGATCTCCAGCACCGGGGAGCTGCCGCCCACGCTCCAGGGCGTCTGGAGCGGAACCTACGATCCCCCCTGGCGCAGCGGCTACACCCTGGACGGCAATCTGGCCTCGGCGGTGGCCGCCCTGCACGTCACCGGCACCCCGGAGCTGATGACGCCGGTCTTCGACCTCGTCGAGGGGGTGCTGCCCGACTTCAGGGAGAACGCGCGCCGGCTGTACGGCTGCCGGGGAATCCTGGCACCCGCCCACATGTCCTCGCACGGGCTGCACAACCACTTCGGCCCGGTCTGGTGCCTGACCTTCTGGACGGCGGGAGCGGCCTGGCTGGCCAGGCTCTACCACGACCACTACGCCCACACCGGGGACCCGGCCTTCCTGCGTGAGCGGGCCTGGCCGTTCATGGTGGAGGCGGCCGAGTTCTACGAGGACTTCCTGACGCCCGGCGGCGACTTCGTCCCGTCCTACTCCCCGGAGAACACCCCGGCCGACGGTGACTCCCAGGCGTGCGTCAACGCCACCATGGACGTGGCCGCCGTCCGCGACCTGCTGCGCAACCTGCTGCGGGCCTGCGAGGCCCTGGGGGAGGACGGAGCCCGCTGGCGGAGGTTGCTGGGGCGGTTGCCCGGCTACCGGATCGCCCCGACCGGTGAGCTGGCCGAGTGGGCCGGTCACCGCCGGCCCGTGGGTGGTCACGCGCGCCACCCCGCAGACAACCACGCGCACCGGCATGCCTCCCATCTCTACCCGCTCTGGTACGAGCGGGACCCGGCCTTCGACGATCCGGCGCTGGAGCGGGCGGCGGCGCTCACGGTGCGGCGGCGGCTCGACTGGTGGCAGGGGGCGGACAGCGACGAGATGGCGTTCGGGCTCGTCCAGCTCGGTCTGGCGGCGGCGGCCCTGGGGCTGGGGGAGGAGGCGTACCGGGCGCTCACGCTGCTGGCCGCGCGGTACTGGCGGGAGAGCCTCGTCTCCACCCACAACCGGGACGCGATCTTCAACGTGGACGTCTGCGGCGGGTTTCCGGCGCTGGTCGCCGCGATGCTCGTCCGCTCCGACGGGGGTCGGAGCCGCCTCGACCTGCTGCCCGCGCTTCCGGCGGCCTGGCCCGAGGGCGAGGCACGCGGGCTGACCGGGCGGGGGGTGACGGTCGAGCGGCTGACGTGGTCGCCCGGCCGGGTGGAGGCGGTGGTCTCGGCCCGGGCCCCGTCTGTCGTCACGTGCGGGACACAGCGGCGGACGGTGCGGCCCGGCAGGTCGGCCCCATTGACGTTCGTTGGTTTAGACGCAAAACTAACTCAGCAACCGGAAGCCTGA
- a CDS encoding pentapeptide repeat-containing protein: protein MRRSIPLALTVVVIALSGTVISPVQAAAGPCKPGEGANLRGRDFTRGAPLPDDLRCANLTKAKLDSADLLQKDLTGAILYGASLREANLTQATLKYADLRKADLTEADLGQMHADHADLRGAILVDAEAGQAEFPHADLTGAKLTRAELTQVDFTNAKLIDADLAESTPGQVKARKADFTRANLHEAKMGQAELHHATFKDADLREVQFTQADLDGADFTGALVEGASFIQADDVDLTGARGTPVGIDTGVPTSVPSFDPGDLFKTDEPEAARSTPSGGGPSVGLVMVVLSAVGLALTVVAWGVSAQQRSRRNARFALMRRGAEEDITRLGEEIDQLDYEFQISGRGSMTADHDWRHAIDAYEAAKNTLAGARRAEELHFVARAVQDGRAALERLRTRVR from the coding sequence GTGCGTCGTTCCATCCCCCTGGCTCTCACCGTCGTGGTCATCGCGTTGTCAGGGACAGTGATCTCTCCCGTCCAGGCCGCGGCCGGACCGTGCAAGCCCGGCGAGGGTGCCAACCTGCGCGGCAGGGACTTCACCCGGGGAGCGCCGCTGCCCGACGACCTGCGCTGCGCGAACCTGACCAAGGCCAAGCTGGACAGCGCGGACCTGCTCCAGAAGGACCTCACCGGGGCGATCCTGTACGGCGCCTCACTCAGGGAGGCCAACCTCACGCAGGCCACGCTCAAGTACGCCGACCTGCGCAAGGCCGACCTCACCGAGGCCGACCTGGGGCAGATGCACGCCGACCACGCCGACCTGCGCGGCGCGATCCTCGTCGACGCCGAGGCGGGGCAGGCCGAGTTCCCCCACGCGGACCTGACCGGGGCGAAGCTGACCCGGGCCGAGCTGACCCAGGTCGACTTCACCAACGCCAAACTGATCGACGCCGACCTCGCCGAGAGCACCCCCGGGCAGGTCAAGGCACGCAAGGCCGACTTCACCCGGGCCAACCTCCACGAGGCCAAGATGGGCCAGGCCGAGCTGCACCACGCCACGTTCAAGGACGCCGACCTGCGGGAGGTCCAGTTCACCCAGGCCGACCTGGACGGCGCCGACTTCACCGGCGCACTCGTCGAAGGCGCGTCCTTCATCCAGGCCGACGACGTGGACCTGACCGGCGCCCGGGGCACGCCGGTGGGCATCGACACCGGCGTGCCGACCTCGGTCCCCAGCTTCGACCCCGGTGACCTCTTCAAGACCGACGAGCCGGAGGCCGCGCGGTCCACGCCTTCGGGCGGCGGCCCGTCGGTCGGCCTCGTGATGGTCGTGCTCAGCGCGGTGGGCCTGGCGCTCACCGTGGTGGCCTGGGGCGTCAGCGCTCAACAGCGGTCCCGGCGCAACGCGCGGTTCGCCCTGATGCGGCGCGGCGCGGAGGAGGACATCACCCGGCTGGGCGAGGAGATCGACCAGCTCGACTACGAGTTCCAGATCAGCGGACGCGGGAGCATGACCGCCGACCACGACTGGCGGCACGCGATCGACGCGTACGAGGCGGCCAAGAACACCCTGGCCGGCGCACGGCGCGCGGAGGAGCTCCACTTCGTGGCCCGCGCCGTCCAGGACGGCCGGGCCGCCCTGGAGCGCCTGCGGACCCGGGTGCGCTGA